TTCAGGCTGGTAACTGCTATCATATTTATACTGGCTAGCTGGTGGCGCAGCTGGAGGAGTAAGTTGAGGTGAAGACTCAGCAGTTGAGTGGTAGTGTGTTGGGGCGGAGGAATTTGAGGCAGGAGTGTATGATGTAGCTGCAGGGCCATCACATGCAGGATAAAATGAAGATTGATGCGTCGGGACAGAAGGTGCCGTGCTGTCCTGGAAACTTGGATATGACTGGAAATTAGGGTAGTTGTATGGAGCAGCTGGGGCTTCGGTGGAGTAGTAGTTTTGAGAGGTGTGCTGAGGGTCAATTGTGCAGGGTGGGGGTTGGTATGCCTGAGGGTAAGCCGAAACATCTGGTTTATCATTGCTGTGAGGATTGTAGCCATCATTGGAAGGGTGATCTGTCCTGGTGTAAGGAGGTGGGGAATAATTGGAAGGTGGTTTGTGGACCTCAAAGGTAGGGTAATCTGTGCTTGTGTAGGGGGGAGATGAATAATTGGGGGATGGTTTGTGAAAATCAGAAGAAGGGTAATCTGTTGCCTGGTACGAGGGAGAGGAATAAGATTGTGATGGAGAAGGATGCTGGGATTGCGAGGGTGGTGGGGGTGAATAGGGTAACTGGGTAGAGGGATGATCATTGAACTCTGTACTTTGGCGAGGGACATTGTTTCCTGGCTGCACAGCAGAAAAGCTATCCCGCCTACTAAAATCCTGTGCACAAaatgatatataaaaaaattaaagcTGCTTCGTTCAATGAAACCATGTAAAAATATTGCAAATCACAAGTGCCAAAGAGAAGCTGGGAAATAACCATGATGACAGGTCCAGGTGATGCTTCACTGCCCTGGTGTACACTGCTGAAGGAAGGACTTTGCCCCATATCCTGTTTACAGTACCAAACAATACAAAAGTTGAGAACCAGTGAATGCCAAAATCTGCACAAAATACTGTAAGCATAATCAGTGTTTACTGTACAATTTAAGATCTTTCAAGCCTAATTAAATGACAAATATGGAAGCATTGAAGAAAGGTTGGAGGAAATCCTGACTGAATGTAAGTTACAACTAAAGTTAAATAAACAAAAATATTCCTGCCTTGTGTCTGTTCATTTGAAACAAAATAAGGTAACAGAACTCTCCAGAATCTATGCTTACATGAATTAAGGGGTTGTTTGGTTTCAAGAATGAGTTAGTCCATCATCTATTCATTCCTcactttttttgtttggtttggagAATGGAATAGAATGATGTATCATCACCTCATTCCTCATAAGTCAATCAATAATTAGTACTAGTATATGAGGAATGAAGTCATCCCACCAAATTTGAGGAATCAACTCATGATGCACCACCTCATCTAGGATGGAGTGGTTCCTCAAACCAAACGCCCTAAAAGAGTGTTGACAATATACATTTAAGGAAATTGAATGTATGTTGGACGGGTAATACATTTAAGATGCAGTCACTGATAAACAGAAGCAATCTAACAAGATTTGAGTAACCTATGAGAAGGAACATTAGGATTGGTGTTAGCAGCATTAAAGCAAATTATACTGCTATAGTAGATAGAAAGAGGCAATTTCACACTAGCTATGAGTGAGCATGGCAATAGTCATTGAAAAACCACTGCTAGTGAGTTGGGATAGTTACTTGAGAAATGGTGGTGGTATTGACAGGCGCTTCATCTTTATCCCCACCAGGTGGTCCAGCTTCCGGCTTCCGGCCTTCTTTGAGAGCTTTTCTTATTTCAGATGCTTTCCAGATGGCATATTTCTGCTTTTGCTCAACCTACTCAAGGCAAAATAAAAGTGATACAGATATGTTCATTGAACCTTTCCGTATAGGTCAAGGAGCATTAAGATTAtatagtaataaatgcattacTAGGCAATAACATAATAAACTTACATCAGGTTGAAGCTCGCCAAACTGGTTAAGAATCTCAAAGAAGATGCTTGCAGCATAGAAGGTTTTAGCAGTGTTTCTGCAAGATTAATTTGGCATGCATTAGTATGACTTTGTAAAAAGATGATACCAGAATGATTGAAGCAGAATGGGAATTTCGGTGTGATACATGTCAGCTCGTCCAGCACGGTCCTGTTTATCTGCTTTAGCAAAGACGTTTAATGCAAATCCCTCCAAATGAAGATTGTCGTCAGGCCCCAAAGTCAACGATTTCTTGTCCTGGAGGATTAGAAAACATATTTAGACTAACTGATTTAATGGAAAATATATGAATTTGCCAGGCATATCAAAAACCAGTTGCATGCTACATGCTACATGCTACATTTGTGTTATTGGTTTATGAGTGGGTGAAGTTTAATGTCAGTTACCCCACATATAAGGCTACACTACAAAAGCTGTTAAAGGTGGTGGGGCAGCTGCTGAATTCATACAATCAATTATTACAACGATCGCAAAAAATCAATCAGCATCTAGCCATATACATCTAGTTCTAGGGGACAGGAAATTGCAGTTACAAGCAGCCATAAAGTAGTAGAATTACAAATATGCTGGTCCTATGCCAGTcagtgtgaaattgaaatcagtgTTTCTTCCATCATAAAAGCAAAAGCCATCTGAATAAGTTCATATTGTTTTCTTAGGTATTGGCGTATTGTCAAATGTCAAGATAATATGCAGATATGATCATCAATCCAACCCACACATACATAATTTTTCCAATTGATGGACCTCATATATTAGTCAAATGCTAAGCAAAGACATATAACCATATTGGTTTCACTAAACCAACTAAAAAATGCAAGACACCAGCATTCAAATTTCCAGATAGTAAGAGATTGATTCGATCTAGTGGTGGCATGAAGATGACTGTATAAGACATACAATGAAGGTCATTTGTGGTTTAAACTTGTTTTTTAGTATCAACGACAACGAGTGTTTATTAAAAAAACTACAACTTCCAGATTTTTACTAAATTTGTAAAGAAGTTCTGGACATGCTTGCATCGTGCCAGATTAACACTAGTGAAATCTGTCTTCACAAATTGTTACACAGCATGATACCAACAAGTCAAGCTCAGCAATATAACAAAGGTCCTACCACATGAATGCTAGAAGTAGACAACGCATAAACCCCCACTCTAGTATCCTTGTCACAGACATTTGGTTCAACATATCCAAAGAGAACCTATAATTCTATACTGATGATTCAACATATATCCAAACAGAACCTATAATTCTATACTGATGATTTAACATATATCCAAACAGAACCCAATTCAATATTGATGGAACAATCATTTTTTTACTGATACCAGTTGTACAGAAAGCTTGAAACGTTTTACTAAGACACAGCATCCAAAATACTTTTCTGGTTGCCATCACAAGAGCATATAATAGATAGATCTAAAATGAAACATTAACCACAGCAATTGTTTAATCCAACTGAACAAGAGAGGAGACCCAGATGTAGGCACGTGCCTTCTCGAGCTGGTTCATGAGGGAGATGAGGATGGAGTTTGTGGTCTtggtgcgctccttctggggtaTCCTCAGCCCCTTCTCCATCGCGTAGAGCCGACCTGCCCAAACCCAAATCGAATCAAAACCCTAACCAACAGGATGCGATTGGGAACGAACCGACGAGGAGAGAGAAGCGTCTCTCACAGTAGTACGCCACGAGGGGCTCATGCTTCTGCAGCTCGTCGGCGCGCTGCAGGTAAGGCAGCAGCCCCTTGGCGGGCTCCGACTCGCTCCCCATCGGAGGTGGGAGACGCCCAAGCGCGAGCACGGGCCCGGATTCGGCGGCTGAGATCCCCGGAGGTCGGAGATGACGGCGGAGTGAGCGGCGGATTGGTTTGGTTTGATTTGGGTGAGGAGTCgttgcagctgctgctgctgcttcgtcGGGAAGGAAACAGAGGGAGCGGAGAAGCTTCCGATCGTGGATCGTGGTGGTATTTTTGCAGTGAGGCACCCCAGGTTCTCACGCGTCTGCAACCGAGTCCCCCCGCG
The nucleotide sequence above comes from Miscanthus floridulus cultivar M001 chromosome 18, ASM1932011v1, whole genome shotgun sequence. Encoded proteins:
- the LOC136520738 gene encoding protein HOMOLOG OF MAMMALIAN LYST-INTERACTING PROTEIN 5-like, with translation MGSESEPAKGLLPYLQRADELQKHEPLVAYYCRLYAMEKGLRIPQKERTKTTNSILISLMNQLEKDKKSLTLGPDDNLHLEGFALNVFAKADKQDRAGRADINTAKTFYAASIFFEILNQFGELQPDVEQKQKYAIWKASEIRKALKEGRKPEAGPPGGDKDEAPVNTTTISQDMGQSPSFSSVHQGSEASPGPVIMDFSRRDSFSAVQPGNNVPRQSTEFNDHPSTQLPYSPPPPSQSQHPSPSQSYSSPSYQATDYPSSDFHKPSPNYSSPPYTSTDYPTFEVHKPPSNYSPPPYTRTDHPSNDGYNPHSNDKPDVSAYPQAYQPPPCTIDPQHTSQNYYSTEAPAAPYNYPNFQSYPSFQDSTAPSVPTHQSSFYPACDGPAATSYTPASNSSAPTHYHSTAESSPQLTPPAAPPASQYKYDSSYQPEVEKIAEAHKAARFAVGALAFDDVSVAVDHLKRALDLLTNPSAEPH